From Mucilaginibacter rubeus, a single genomic window includes:
- a CDS encoding helix-turn-helix transcriptional regulator, giving the protein MNINENTRVIDLKVSDLLTILKESATSLPVPLLLPSDEDEIGGYEVAERTTGYARQTLYQLKSAGKIPCIVLPNGGVRFSKKEIISWLMSHKRLTDKEIAEKAENFVFKRRMRRK; this is encoded by the coding sequence ATGAATATCAATGAAAACACCAGGGTAATAGATCTTAAAGTATCAGATCTGTTAACCATTTTAAAAGAATCCGCAACATCTTTGCCCGTACCACTACTGCTGCCAAGCGACGAAGATGAAATAGGGGGCTATGAGGTAGCAGAGAGAACTACAGGTTACGCACGCCAAACCCTTTACCAGTTAAAATCCGCAGGAAAGATTCCCTGCATTGTCCTTCCTAATGGTGGTGTCAGGTTCTCTAAAAAGGAGATTATTAGCTGGCTAATGTCCCATAAAAGGCTAACTGACAAAGAAATTGCTGAGAAGGCAGAAAATTTTGTTTTTAAACGCCGTATGCGCAGAAAATAA
- a CDS encoding primase-helicase family protein translates to MEQEYPYLRIGTAYYKIVQKPLASGDRMTLLLPWSVECIKQDHGKSYLSGIPKYDGFCFVPSHLHYQRFIGSFYNRYHPFIHVPKIGQPERTLTYLSHIFGDQLEYGLDYLKILLEMPMQMLPILCLVSTERNTGKTTFLNLLKAVFGDNMTINTNEDFRSNFNAEWAHKVIIGVDETFLERREDSERLKNLSTATFYKSEAKGQDRQEIEFFGKFILCSNNEDNFVLVDPGETRYWIRKIPVFENEDQGLLGALKKEIPLFIHYLTGRKLSTPKQSRMWFTAQQIATPALKKVIRQNRNKLELEIAGILLTIADGKEVEEVKFCVGDVQDWLNKKGFRNHDTTAIRRVLQNVWNLKPAANSNSYNQYKIGPDGTIYESTQKGRYFNMSIKAIEKINDS, encoded by the coding sequence ATGGAACAGGAATATCCTTATCTCCGAATCGGCACTGCCTATTACAAGATCGTTCAAAAACCTCTCGCTTCGGGCGACCGCATGACATTGCTCCTTCCCTGGTCGGTAGAGTGCATTAAGCAAGATCATGGCAAGAGCTATCTGTCTGGAATACCTAAGTATGATGGCTTTTGCTTTGTACCGTCACACCTGCATTACCAGCGTTTTATCGGCAGTTTCTATAATCGGTATCATCCATTTATACATGTTCCGAAGATTGGCCAGCCAGAACGAACGCTGACCTACTTAAGTCATATTTTCGGCGACCAGCTCGAATACGGTTTGGATTATTTAAAAATACTGCTCGAAATGCCGATGCAGATGCTGCCCATCCTTTGCCTGGTTAGCACCGAGCGGAATACAGGCAAGACCACTTTTTTAAACCTGCTGAAAGCGGTTTTCGGGGATAACATGACCATAAACACAAACGAAGACTTTCGTTCAAACTTTAACGCAGAATGGGCGCATAAGGTCATCATAGGAGTGGATGAAACTTTTTTGGAACGTCGGGAAGACTCCGAGCGTCTGAAAAATCTTAGTACTGCCACATTCTACAAATCCGAGGCCAAAGGACAGGACAGACAGGAAATCGAATTTTTCGGCAAGTTTATTTTATGCAGTAATAACGAGGATAATTTTGTACTGGTTGACCCCGGCGAAACCCGTTATTGGATACGTAAGATACCCGTATTTGAAAACGAAGATCAGGGCTTATTAGGCGCTCTTAAAAAGGAAATTCCTTTATTCATTCACTACCTGACAGGTAGGAAGCTTTCCACGCCAAAACAAAGCCGGATGTGGTTTACCGCCCAGCAGATCGCTACACCGGCGCTCAAAAAAGTTATCCGGCAAAACCGGAACAAACTGGAGTTAGAAATTGCAGGGATACTATTGACAATTGCGGACGGAAAGGAAGTAGAGGAAGTGAAATTTTGTGTAGGCGATGTACAGGACTGGCTCAATAAAAAAGGTTTTCGCAACCATGATACCACCGCTATTCGCAGGGTGCTACAGAACGTATGGAACCTAAAACCGGCTGCCAATTCCAACTCCTACAATCAGTACAAGATCGGGCCGGACGGTACGATCTATGAGAGCACGCAGAAAGGCCGCTACTTTAACATGAGTATCAAAGCGATTGAAAAGATCAATGACTCCTGA
- a CDS encoding toprim domain-containing protein, whose amino-acid sequence MKTLNCAEARKISIISYLEKCGIQPQRIKAHNYWYLSPLRDEKTASFKVNTKLNAWMDFGEGTGGNLIDLGIRMHHCSVEEFLERLNNGNHDFSFHQQASRKAEPQPENPVIITGVKALEHPALIAYLKTRGVDPAVATTYCKEVDFTISGKPYFAIGFTNRSGGYELRNNWFKGASSPKDITIIGGCHKTTIVLEGFTDFLSLLQLKGGKPQSDFIILNSVALAERAVPILKSYSEVFLMLNHDKAGIAAAEKLQAVGISFTDASDFYKGFNDINEYLAAQKKASLQPQIRRRAPEERSRGIGR is encoded by the coding sequence ATGAAAACTTTAAATTGCGCGGAAGCCAGAAAGATCTCTATCATTAGTTACCTGGAGAAATGCGGTATTCAGCCGCAACGGATTAAAGCTCATAACTATTGGTACTTATCACCACTGCGGGACGAAAAGACCGCTTCATTCAAAGTAAATACCAAGCTTAATGCCTGGATGGATTTTGGCGAAGGTACCGGAGGTAATTTGATTGACCTGGGCATACGAATGCATCATTGTTCTGTTGAAGAATTCCTGGAGCGTTTGAATAATGGCAATCATGATTTTTCTTTTCATCAGCAAGCTTCGCGAAAGGCAGAACCCCAGCCGGAAAATCCGGTGATCATTACCGGCGTGAAAGCGCTTGAACATCCTGCTTTGATCGCCTACCTGAAAACACGCGGGGTTGATCCGGCAGTTGCCACTACCTATTGCAAAGAGGTCGATTTTACAATAAGTGGCAAACCGTATTTCGCCATTGGGTTTACCAACCGTTCGGGTGGTTACGAGCTGCGGAATAACTGGTTCAAAGGGGCATCGTCGCCCAAGGACATTACCATCATTGGCGGCTGTCATAAAACCACCATCGTACTGGAAGGTTTTACTGATTTCCTGTCGCTTTTGCAATTGAAGGGAGGCAAACCTCAGTCTGATTTTATCATCCTGAATTCTGTTGCGCTGGCCGAAAGAGCGGTGCCCATTTTAAAGAGCTACTCGGAAGTTTTTCTGATGCTCAACCATGACAAGGCCGGAATTGCAGCTGCGGAAAAGTTGCAGGCTGTGGGTATCAGCTTCACCGATGCATCAGACTTTTACAAGGGTTTTAACGACATCAATGAGTACCTGGCTGCCCAAAAAAAGGCTTCTTTACAACCGCAGATCCGGCGCAGAGCACCGGAAGAAAGGAGCCGGGGAATTGGGCGCTAA
- a CDS encoding relaxase/mobilization nuclease domain-containing protein, whose product MMGKPITGRSFGGCVRYVVNKPEAKILSAEGVRMQNANAMIQDFNMQRKMRPELGKAVGHQVLSWSKEDLLKLSDDIMVERAKEYMEKVGIRTTQYVIVRHSDRDHPHLHIVYNRVDNNGKTISDKNNFAKNVKACKEITLKYGYHIGEGKDLVNRQSLQGREKVRYELYDAIKADMKTATNWKQLEGQLARQGITIAYKFRSGTNEVQGISFEKGNIKMKGSAIDRSLSFVRIDANLNRNQQVQQYHAAREANQPLVANQLRESIRESVQAEYSHNPGTGKGILEVLLEPQFVAGPPDPMGDADIARRKRKKHEAEHSRSQGISR is encoded by the coding sequence ATGATGGGTAAGCCGATCACCGGGAGAAGCTTCGGCGGCTGTGTCCGTTATGTGGTGAACAAGCCGGAGGCTAAAATATTATCTGCCGAAGGCGTTCGCATGCAGAACGCTAATGCTATGATTCAGGATTTTAACATGCAACGTAAAATGCGGCCCGAACTCGGCAAAGCAGTGGGACACCAGGTACTCAGCTGGAGTAAGGAAGACCTACTTAAATTAAGCGATGATATCATGGTGGAGCGGGCGAAAGAATACATGGAAAAAGTAGGAATCCGAACTACGCAGTATGTGATCGTTCGTCACAGCGACCGCGATCATCCGCATCTCCATATTGTTTACAACCGGGTGGATAATAACGGCAAGACCATTAGTGACAAAAACAATTTCGCTAAGAATGTAAAAGCCTGCAAGGAGATCACCCTGAAATACGGCTATCATATCGGCGAAGGCAAAGATCTGGTGAACCGCCAGTCGTTACAGGGCAGGGAGAAGGTCAGGTACGAATTATACGATGCTATCAAAGCAGACATGAAAACAGCCACTAACTGGAAACAATTGGAAGGGCAGCTTGCCAGGCAGGGAATTACCATTGCTTATAAATTCCGTAGCGGTACCAATGAAGTTCAGGGCATCTCCTTTGAAAAAGGCAACATAAAAATGAAAGGTTCCGCTATTGACCGGAGCTTGAGTTTTGTCCGTATTGATGCCAATTTAAACCGAAACCAACAGGTACAGCAGTATCATGCGGCAAGGGAAGCCAATCAACCACTTGTGGCGAACCAGCTGCGTGAGTCAATCCGGGAGAGCGTTCAGGCGGAATACAGCCATAACCCCGGTACAGGTAAAGGCATATTGGAAGTGCTATTGGAGCCACAATTTGTTGCCGGGCCACCTGATCCAATGGGTGACGCAGATATTGCCCGCAGGAAACGGAAGAAGCACGAAGCGGAGCATTCCCGGTCACAGGGTATAAGCAGGTAG
- a CDS encoding MobC family plasmid mobilization relaxosome protein, whose product MLTANENKTIEKARTPGRPKKTIRRSDFLMVRLTPTERILIEGRAKNAGLKPSEWFRSAAKSARVFPRFTVEETGWFRMLAGVANNLNQLTHLAHVAGLFTLAMKCQSILKQVEELIAKLSSHDG is encoded by the coding sequence ATGCTAACAGCTAATGAAAATAAAACAATAGAAAAAGCGAGGACCCCCGGCAGACCCAAAAAAACGATCAGGCGGAGTGATTTTTTAATGGTGCGTTTAACGCCAACGGAGAGGATTTTGATCGAGGGAAGAGCGAAAAATGCCGGGCTTAAACCCAGTGAATGGTTTCGCAGCGCAGCTAAAAGTGCCAGGGTTTTCCCGCGCTTCACTGTAGAAGAAACCGGCTGGTTCAGGATGCTGGCTGGGGTAGCAAATAACCTTAACCAGCTTACCCACCTGGCGCACGTAGCAGGCCTCTTTACGCTTGCTATGAAATGCCAGTCCATCCTTAAACAGGTAGAAGAATTAATTGCAAAACTTAGCAGCCATGATGGGTAA